One Pseudomonas abieticivorans genomic region harbors:
- the lpxO gene encoding lipid A hydroxylase LpxO: MKAIIVAAFICCVAFIHRRGRVRHKLTRQLSDHSTFLAPVNTFLYLSSRLPNQPYLRTEAFPELAPLQAHWQEIREEARALLRQGAIKRSDDYNDVGFNSFFKSGWKRFYLKWYGDHHPSATKLCPRTTELLAQIGSVKAAMFAELPPGSRLVRHRDPYAGSYRYHLGLDTPNDPGCYLNVDGEPYHWRDGEAVMFDETYIHYAENTTDQNRIILFCDIERPLKYRWASRFNQWFSSKVMAAAAAPNSEEDATGGLNKAFGKLYKIRLRGKTLKKTHRTRYYLEQWALVALVVVIFIWI; the protein is encoded by the coding sequence ATGAAAGCCATTATCGTCGCCGCCTTCATTTGCTGTGTCGCGTTCATCCACCGGCGCGGCCGCGTACGCCACAAGTTGACTCGCCAACTGAGCGATCACTCCACCTTCCTGGCACCCGTCAACACTTTCCTCTACCTGTCCTCCCGCCTGCCCAACCAGCCCTACCTGCGCACCGAGGCATTCCCAGAACTTGCGCCCCTGCAGGCGCATTGGCAGGAGATTCGCGAAGAAGCCCGGGCCCTGCTACGTCAAGGCGCGATCAAGCGCTCGGATGACTACAACGACGTGGGCTTCAATTCGTTCTTCAAAAGTGGCTGGAAGCGCTTCTACCTCAAGTGGTACGGCGACCATCACCCCTCGGCCACGAAGCTGTGCCCACGCACCACTGAGTTGCTGGCGCAGATCGGTTCGGTGAAAGCGGCGATGTTCGCCGAGCTGCCGCCAGGCTCCAGGCTGGTGCGCCACCGCGACCCCTATGCCGGCTCGTACCGCTACCACCTGGGCCTGGACACCCCCAACGATCCCGGCTGCTACCTCAACGTGGACGGCGAGCCCTACCATTGGCGCGACGGCGAAGCGGTGATGTTCGACGAGACCTATATCCACTATGCCGAAAACACCACCGATCAGAACCGTATCATCCTGTTCTGCGACATCGAACGCCCACTCAAGTACCGCTGGGCCAGCCGCTTCAACCAATGGTTCAGCAGCAAGGTGATGGCCGCCGCGGCAGCGCCCAATTCCGAGGAAGACGCCACCGGCGGGCTGAACAAGGCCTTCGGCAAGCTGTACAAGATTCGCCTGCGCGGCAAGACCCTGAAAAAGACCCACCGCACGCGCTACTACCTGGAGCAATGGGCACTGGTGGCCTTGGTGGTGGTGATTTTCATCTGGATTTAG
- a CDS encoding DUF6388 family protein, which yields MPKHLETSEPDPRHQQALDLFLSERPELRETLDHLNPLAAQAAGMTAKQYRDERLHEAFEQEAEARGFFAWELTLQLTSATPADFQAQRLEVHKEVAQMAGLSWGEYCDLYGIED from the coding sequence ATGCCCAAGCACCTGGAAACTTCCGAGCCAGACCCACGCCACCAACAGGCGCTGGACCTCTTTCTCAGTGAACGCCCTGAACTGCGCGAAACACTCGACCATCTGAACCCCCTGGCTGCCCAGGCCGCCGGCATGACCGCCAAACAATACCGCGACGAACGCCTGCACGAAGCCTTTGAGCAGGAGGCCGAAGCGCGGGGGTTTTTCGCCTGGGAGTTGACCCTGCAATTGACCAGCGCCACGCCCGCCGATTTCCAGGCCCAGCGGCTTGAGGTGCACAAGGAAGTGGCGCAGATGGCAGGGCTGAGTTGGGGGGAGTATTGCGATCTCTATGGCATTGAGGACTGA
- the folD gene encoding bifunctional methylenetetrahydrofolate dehydrogenase/methenyltetrahydrofolate cyclohydrolase FolD: MTAQLIDGKAIAANLRQQIAQRVAERHQQGLRTPGLAVILVGSDPASQVYVSHKRKDCEEVGFLSQAYDLPADTTQQALTDLIDRLNDDANIDGILLQLPLPEHLDASKLLERIRPDKDVDGFHPYNVGRLAQRIPLLRPCTPKGIMTLLESTGQDLYGMNAVVVGASNIVGRPMAMELLLAGCTVTVTHRFTKDLAGHVGRADLVVVAAGKPGLVKGEWIKEGAIVIDVGINRQADGKLVGDVIYETALPRAGWITPVPGGVGPMTRACLLENTLYAAESLHA; encoded by the coding sequence ATGACTGCACAACTTATCGACGGCAAGGCGATCGCCGCCAACCTGCGCCAGCAGATCGCCCAACGTGTCGCCGAGCGCCACCAGCAAGGCCTGCGTACTCCTGGCCTGGCGGTGATCCTGGTGGGCAGCGATCCTGCCTCCCAGGTCTATGTCTCGCACAAGCGCAAAGACTGTGAAGAAGTGGGCTTTCTGTCCCAGGCCTACGATCTGCCCGCCGACACCACCCAGCAAGCCCTTACCGACCTGATCGATCGCCTGAACGACGATGCGAACATCGACGGCATCCTGCTGCAACTGCCTTTGCCCGAGCATCTGGACGCCTCCAAATTGCTGGAACGCATCCGCCCGGACAAGGACGTGGACGGTTTCCACCCCTACAACGTCGGCCGCCTGGCCCAGCGCATCCCGCTGCTGCGCCCGTGCACCCCGAAGGGCATCATGACCCTGCTGGAAAGCACCGGCCAGGATTTGTACGGCATGAACGCGGTGGTCGTGGGTGCTTCCAATATCGTCGGTCGGCCGATGGCCATGGAGCTGCTACTGGCTGGCTGCACCGTGACCGTCACCCACCGCTTTACCAAGGACCTGGCTGGCCACGTCGGCCGCGCCGACCTGGTAGTGGTTGCCGCGGGCAAGCCTGGTTTGGTCAAGGGTGAGTGGATCAAGGAAGGCGCCATCGTCATTGACGTGGGCATCAACCGCCAGGCCGACGGCAAGCTGGTGGGCGATGTGATCTACGAAACCGCCCTGCCCCGCGCCGGCTGGATCACCCCGGTGCCAGGCGGCGTGGGCCCGATGACCCGTGCGTGCCTGCTGGAAAACACCTTGTACGCAGCCGAAAGCCTGCACGCCTAG
- the cysS gene encoding cysteine--tRNA ligase translates to MLNIYNTLTKSKEVFKPLDGNKVKMYVCGMTVYDFCHLGHGRSMVAFDLVTRWLRYSGYDLTYVRNITDIDDKIINRARENGESFDALTARMIEAMHEDEARLNILKPDQEPRATDHIPGMLAMIQTLIDKGYAYAPGNGDVYYRVGKFVGYGKLSRKKIEDLRIGARIEVDESKQDPLDFVLWKGVKPGEPSWQSPWGAGRPGWHIECSVMSTCCLGETFDIHGGGNDLEFPHHENEIAQSEAATGKPYANAWMHCGMIRINGEKMSKSLNNFFTIRDVLAKYHPEVVRYLLVASHYRSSINYSEDSLRESKGALERFYHALRGLPAVAPAGGEDYVQRFTAAMNDDIGTPEACAVLFDLVREINRLRESDPAAAAGLAARLRELAGLLGVLQLDADDFLRAGADGRIDAAQVEALIEARLAARTHKDWAESDRIRDQLTAMGVVLEDSKGTTTWRLAD, encoded by the coding sequence GTGCTGAATATTTACAACACGCTCACCAAGAGCAAAGAGGTCTTCAAACCGCTGGATGGCAACAAGGTCAAGATGTACGTGTGCGGCATGACCGTGTACGACTTCTGCCACCTGGGCCACGGGCGCAGCATGGTCGCCTTCGACCTGGTGACTCGCTGGCTGCGCTATAGCGGCTATGACCTGACCTATGTGCGCAACATCACCGACATCGACGACAAGATCATCAACCGCGCGCGGGAAAACGGCGAAAGCTTCGACGCCTTGACCGCCCGCATGATCGAGGCGATGCACGAGGATGAGGCACGCCTGAACATCCTCAAGCCAGACCAGGAGCCGCGTGCCACTGATCATATCCCGGGCATGCTGGCCATGATCCAGACCTTGATCGACAAGGGCTACGCCTACGCGCCGGGCAATGGCGACGTGTATTACCGTGTCGGCAAGTTCGTCGGCTACGGCAAGCTGTCGCGCAAGAAGATCGAAGACCTGCGCATTGGCGCGCGTATCGAGGTGGACGAATCCAAGCAAGACCCCCTGGACTTCGTGCTGTGGAAAGGCGTGAAGCCGGGCGAGCCGAGCTGGCAGTCGCCGTGGGGCGCCGGCCGGCCAGGCTGGCACATCGAGTGCTCGGTGATGTCCACCTGCTGCCTGGGCGAGACCTTCGACATCCATGGCGGCGGCAACGACCTGGAGTTCCCGCACCACGAGAACGAGATCGCCCAGAGCGAGGCGGCCACCGGCAAGCCTTACGCCAACGCCTGGATGCACTGCGGCATGATCCGCATCAATGGCGAGAAGATGTCCAAGTCCTTGAACAACTTCTTCACCATTCGCGACGTGCTGGCCAAGTATCACCCGGAGGTGGTGCGCTACCTGCTGGTGGCCAGCCACTATCGCAGCTCCATCAACTACTCCGAAGACAGCCTGCGCGAGTCCAAGGGTGCCCTGGAGCGCTTCTACCATGCGCTCAGGGGCCTGCCTGCGGTGGCGCCGGCCGGTGGCGAAGACTATGTGCAGCGGTTTACCGCAGCCATGAACGACGACATCGGCACGCCAGAAGCTTGCGCCGTGCTGTTTGACCTGGTGCGCGAGATCAATCGCCTGCGTGAAAGCGATCCTGCGGCTGCCGCTGGTTTGGCTGCTCGTTTGCGCGAGTTGGCGGGCCTTTTGGGGGTGCTGCAACTGGATGCCGACGACTTCCTGCGTGCCGGTGCCGATGGTCGTATCGACGCGGCGCAGGTCGAGGCTTTGATCGAGGCGCGTCTGGCTGCGCGCACCCACAAGGACTGGGCCGAGTCGGATCGCATTCGCGACCAGTTGACGGCGATGGGCGTGGTGTTGGAAGACAGCAAGGGCACCACCACCTGGCGTTTGGCTGACTGA
- a CDS encoding glutamine--tRNA ligase/YqeY domain fusion protein gives MSKPTADTAPNAAANSKGAPVVPTNFLRPILQADLDSGKHSSIVTRFPPEPNGYLHIGHAKSICVNFGLAKELGGVCHLRFDDTNPAKEDQEYIDAIESDVKWLGFEWAGEVRYASQYFDQLHAWAVDLIKAGKAYVCDLTPEQAREYRGNLTEPGKNSPFRERSVDESLDLFARMKAGEFKDGERVLRAKIDMASPNMNLRDPILYRIRHAHHHQTGDTWCIYPNYDFTHGQSDAIEGITHSICTLEFEGHRPLYEWFLDNLPVPSKPRQYEFSRLNLSYTVTSKRKLKQLVDEKHVHGWDDPRMSTLQGFRRRGYTAASIRNFCEMIGTNRSDGVVDMAMLEFSIRDDLDRNAPRAMCVLRPLKVTITNYPENQVENLELPRHPKEDMGVRALPFAREIYIDRDDFMEEPPKGYKRLEPAGEVRLRGSYVIRADEAIKDADGNIVELLCSYDPDTLGKNPEGRKVKGVIHWVPAAASVECEVRLYDRLFRSASPEKAEEGATFLDNINPDSLQVLTGCRAEPSLGQAQPEDRFQFEREGYFCADIKDSKPGHPVFNRTVTLRDSWGQS, from the coding sequence ATGAGCAAGCCCACTGCCGACACCGCTCCGAACGCCGCCGCCAACAGCAAAGGCGCTCCCGTTGTTCCGACCAACTTCCTGCGGCCGATCCTGCAGGCCGACCTGGATTCGGGCAAGCACAGCAGCATCGTCACCCGGTTTCCACCAGAGCCCAACGGCTACCTGCACATCGGTCACGCCAAGTCGATCTGCGTGAACTTTGGCCTGGCCAAGGAACTGGGCGGTGTCTGCCATCTGCGCTTCGATGACACCAACCCGGCCAAGGAAGACCAGGAATACATCGATGCGATCGAAAGCGACGTCAAGTGGCTGGGCTTCGAGTGGGCCGGCGAGGTGCGCTACGCCTCGCAATATTTCGACCAGTTGCACGCCTGGGCCGTGGACCTGATCAAGGCCGGCAAGGCCTACGTGTGCGACCTGACCCCGGAACAGGCCCGTGAATACCGCGGCAACCTCACCGAGCCTGGCAAGAACAGCCCGTTTCGCGAGCGCTCGGTAGACGAGAGCCTGGACCTGTTCGCCCGCATGAAGGCCGGCGAGTTCAAGGACGGCGAGCGCGTGCTGCGCGCCAAGATCGACATGGCTTCGCCGAACATGAACCTGCGCGACCCGATCCTGTACCGCATCCGCCACGCCCATCACCACCAGACCGGCGACACCTGGTGCATCTACCCCAACTATGACTTCACCCACGGCCAGTCGGACGCGATCGAAGGCATCACCCACTCCATCTGCACCCTGGAGTTCGAAGGCCATCGCCCGCTGTACGAGTGGTTCCTGGACAACCTGCCGGTGCCGAGCAAGCCGCGCCAGTACGAGTTCAGCCGCCTGAACCTGAGCTACACCGTGACCAGCAAGCGCAAGCTCAAGCAACTGGTGGACGAGAAGCACGTGCACGGCTGGGACGACCCGCGCATGTCCACCCTGCAGGGCTTCCGCCGCCGCGGCTACACCGCCGCGTCCATCCGCAACTTCTGCGAGATGATCGGCACCAACCGTTCCGACGGCGTGGTCGACATGGCCATGCTGGAGTTCAGCATCCGTGATGATCTGGACCGCAACGCCCCGCGCGCCATGTGCGTGCTGCGCCCGTTGAAGGTCACCATCACCAACTACCCGGAAAATCAGGTCGAAAACCTGGAACTGCCACGCCACCCCAAGGAAGACATGGGCGTGCGTGCGCTGCCGTTCGCCCGCGAGATCTACATCGACCGCGACGACTTCATGGAAGAGCCGCCAAAAGGCTACAAGCGCCTGGAGCCGGCCGGTGAAGTGCGCCTGCGCGGCAGCTACGTGATCCGCGCCGACGAGGCCATCAAGGACGCCGATGGCAACATCGTCGAACTGCTGTGCTCGTATGACCCCGACACCCTGGGCAAGAACCCCGAGGGCCGCAAGGTCAAGGGCGTGATCCACTGGGTGCCGGCCGCCGCCAGCGTGGAATGCGAAGTGCGCTTGTATGACCGCCTGTTCCGCTCCGCCAGCCCGGAAAAAGCCGAAGAAGGCGCGACCTTCCTGGACAACATCAACCCCGATTCCCTGCAAGTACTCACAGGTTGTCGCGCCGAGCCGTCGTTGGGCCAGGCGCAACCGGAAGACCGTTTCCAGTTCGAACGTGAAGGCTACTTCTGTGCCGACATCAAGGACTCCAAACCCGGTCACCCGGTATTCAACCGTACCGTGACCCTGCGTGATTCGTGGGGCCAGAGCTAA
- a CDS encoding peptidylprolyl isomerase: MSKVKLTTNFGDIVLQLNAEKAPKTVANFIEYVNAGHYENTVFHRVISNFMVQGGGFEPGMKEKKDKRPSIQNEADNGLSNTKYTVAMARTMEPHSASAQFFINVADNTFLNHTAKTTQGWGYAVFAEVIEGNDVVDKIKGVSTTSKAGHQDVPADDVIIEKAEIIE, translated from the coding sequence ATGTCCAAAGTAAAACTGACTACCAACTTCGGCGACATCGTCCTGCAACTGAACGCTGAAAAAGCCCCGAAAACCGTGGCTAACTTCATCGAATACGTCAACGCCGGCCACTACGAGAACACCGTGTTCCACCGTGTGATCAGCAACTTCATGGTCCAGGGCGGCGGTTTCGAGCCAGGCATGAAAGAAAAGAAAGACAAGCGCCCAAGCATCCAGAACGAAGCTGACAACGGCCTCTCCAACACCAAGTACACCGTGGCCATGGCCCGCACCATGGAGCCGCATTCAGCTTCGGCGCAGTTTTTCATCAACGTTGCCGACAACACCTTCCTCAACCACACCGCCAAGACCACCCAGGGCTGGGGCTACGCGGTGTTTGCTGAAGTGATCGAAGGCAACGACGTGGTCGACAAGATCAAGGGCGTTTCCACCACCTCCAAGGCCGGCCACCAAGACGTGCCAGCCGACGACGTGATCATCGAGAAAGCCGAGATCATTGAGTGA
- the lpxH gene encoding UDP-2,3-diacylglucosamine diphosphatase, whose product MILLISDLHLQEERPDITRAFLELLAGRARSASALYILGDFFEAWIGDDAMTPYQHSICQALRELSDTGTQIFLMHGNRDFLIGRAFCKAAGATLLPDPSVVELNGEPVLLMHGDSLCTRDEAYMKLRKYLRNPLSLWILRHLPLGTRQKLARKLRSESRAQTRMKANDIVDVTPEEVPRIMQQHGVTTLVHGHTHRPAIHKLQVGDSAARRIVLGDWDKQGWALQVDEQGFALGAFDFVPPGLPAP is encoded by the coding sequence GTGATACTGCTGATCTCCGATCTGCACCTGCAGGAAGAACGCCCGGACATTACCCGGGCGTTTCTGGAGTTACTCGCCGGGCGCGCGCGCTCGGCGAGCGCTCTTTACATACTGGGCGACTTCTTTGAAGCGTGGATTGGCGACGACGCCATGACGCCCTACCAGCACTCCATCTGCCAGGCGTTGCGCGAATTGAGCGACACCGGCACCCAGATTTTTCTGATGCACGGTAATCGGGACTTCCTGATTGGCCGGGCATTCTGCAAAGCTGCAGGCGCGACCTTGCTGCCTGACCCAAGCGTGGTCGAACTCAATGGCGAACCGGTGCTACTGATGCACGGCGACAGCCTGTGCACCCGCGACGAAGCCTACATGAAGCTGCGCAAGTACCTGCGCAACCCGCTCAGCCTGTGGATACTGCGCCACCTGCCCTTGGGTACCCGGCAAAAGCTCGCACGCAAATTGCGCAGCGAAAGCCGCGCGCAAACCCGCATGAAAGCCAACGACATCGTCGACGTGACCCCCGAGGAGGTGCCGCGCATCATGCAGCAGCATGGCGTGACCACCTTGGTGCACGGCCACACCCATCGCCCGGCCATTCACAAGCTGCAAGTGGGTGACAGCGCGGCGCGAAGGATCGTGCTGGGTGATTGGGACAAGCAAGGGTGGGCGTTGCAGGTGGACGAGCAAGGGTTTGCCCTGGGCGCATTCGATTTCGTGCCGCCGGGGCTGCCAGCACCTTGA
- a CDS encoding DHA2 family efflux MFS transporter permease subunit: MSEASFKPPSLLLTTIGLSLATFMQVLDTTIANVALPTISGNLGVSSEQGTWVITSFAVSNAIALPLTGWLSRRFGEVKLFLWATILFVLASFLCGISTSMPELVGFRVLQGMVAGPLYPMTQTLLIAVYPPAKRGMALALLAMVTVVAPIAGPILGGWITDSYSWPWIFFINVPIGIFACLVVRSQMAERPVVTSRQPMDYIGLITLIIGVGALQIVLDKGNDLDWFESNFIVIGSVISAVALAAFIIWEMTDEHPVVNLRLFAYRNFRIGTIVLVLGYAGFFGINLILPQWLQTQLGYTATWAGLATAPLGILPVLMSPFVGRYANKFDLRILAGLAFLAIGASCFMRAGFTTQVDFSHIALVQLFMGVGVALFFMPTLSILLSDLPPSQIADGSGLATFLRTLGGSFAASLTTWIWIRKANEHHAYLTESITTYDPASRHMIEQLGGAGGATYSQLEQMVNSQAYMLSTIDYFSLMGFMFLSLVVIVWFAKPPFAAKAGPAASGH; the protein is encoded by the coding sequence ATGTCCGAAGCATCCTTCAAGCCGCCCAGCCTGCTGCTGACCACCATCGGCCTGTCGCTGGCAACCTTCATGCAAGTGCTCGACACCACTATTGCCAACGTGGCGCTGCCGACGATTTCCGGCAACCTGGGGGTCAGTTCCGAGCAAGGCACCTGGGTGATCACCTCGTTCGCCGTCAGCAACGCCATTGCCTTGCCGCTGACCGGCTGGCTGAGCCGGCGTTTCGGTGAGGTGAAGCTGTTTTTGTGGGCCACCATCCTGTTCGTGCTGGCGTCCTTCCTGTGCGGCATATCGACCTCGATGCCAGAGCTGGTGGGCTTTCGCGTGTTGCAAGGCATGGTGGCCGGCCCGCTGTACCCCATGACCCAAACCTTGTTGATTGCGGTGTACCCCCCGGCGAAACGGGGGATGGCATTGGCGTTGCTGGCGATGGTCACGGTGGTGGCGCCCATTGCCGGGCCCATTCTGGGTGGCTGGATCACCGACAGTTACAGTTGGCCGTGGATCTTTTTCATCAACGTGCCGATTGGTATCTTCGCCTGCCTGGTGGTGCGCTCGCAGATGGCTGAGCGCCCCGTGGTCACCAGCCGACAGCCCATGGACTACATCGGCCTGATCACGCTAATCATCGGCGTAGGGGCCCTGCAGATCGTGCTCGACAAGGGCAATGACCTGGATTGGTTCGAGTCCAATTTCATCGTCATTGGCTCGGTAATCTCGGCCGTTGCGCTGGCGGCGTTCATCATTTGGGAAATGACCGACGAGCACCCGGTGGTTAACCTGCGGCTGTTTGCCTACCGTAACTTTCGGATCGGCACCATTGTGCTGGTGTTGGGCTATGCCGGCTTTTTCGGCATCAACCTGATCCTGCCTCAGTGGCTGCAGACACAGTTGGGCTACACCGCCACTTGGGCGGGGCTGGCCACGGCACCGCTGGGCATCCTGCCGGTGTTGATGTCGCCGTTCGTGGGCCGGTACGCAAACAAGTTCGACCTGCGCATCCTGGCAGGGCTGGCGTTCCTGGCCATTGGCGCGAGTTGCTTCATGCGTGCCGGGTTTACCACCCAGGTGGACTTTTCCCACATCGCGCTGGTGCAATTGTTCATGGGGGTTGGCGTGGCGCTGTTCTTCATGCCGACATTGAGCATTTTGCTGTCGGACCTGCCGCCCTCGCAAATCGCCGACGGCTCGGGCCTGGCGACCTTCTTGCGCACCTTGGGCGGCAGCTTCGCGGCATCGCTCACCACCTGGATCTGGATCCGCAAGGCCAACGAGCACCATGCCTACCTGACGGAAAGCATCACCACGTACGACCCTGCTTCGCGGCACATGATCGAGCAGTTGGGTGGGGCCGGTGGGGCGACCTACAGCCAGTTGGAGCAGATGGTCAACTCCCAGGCCTACATGCTATCGACCATCGACTACTTCAGCCTGATGGGCTTCATGTTCTTGTCGTTGGTGGTGATCGTGTGGTTTGCCAAGCCACCGTTCGCAGCCAAGGCGGGGCCTGCGGCGTCGGGGCATTGA
- a CDS encoding efflux RND transporter periplasmic adaptor subunit, with protein MATATQNTAPDQAQGSGDNGNPRKRKVMLFLLLILVILGGVGVWGWYEMYGRWNESTDDAYVNGNVVEITPLITGTVTSIGADDGDLVHEGQVLLEFDPADAQVNLQSAEANLAKAVRQVRGLYSNADAAKAQVAARQSDVQKAQDNFNRRRNLAAGGAISQEELSHARDDLSSAQSALNNAQQQLKSSSALVDDTQVSSHPDVMAAAANLRQAYLANARTTLIAPVTGYVAKRTVQLGQRIQPGTATMAVIPLDQVWIDANFKETQLRHVRIGQPVDITVDLYGGDVKYSGTIDSLGAGTGSAFALLPAQNATGNWIKIVQRVPVRIHVNADELAKHPLRIGLSTVVDVDLHDQSGPVLAQQPPQKASFSTQIYDRQLGEADQMIARLIHDNSAGVGKTAQR; from the coding sequence ATGGCCACTGCCACCCAAAACACTGCTCCAGACCAAGCCCAGGGCTCGGGCGACAACGGCAACCCGCGCAAGCGCAAAGTCATGCTGTTCCTGCTGCTGATCCTCGTCATTCTCGGCGGTGTCGGCGTGTGGGGCTGGTACGAAATGTACGGCCGTTGGAACGAAAGCACCGATGACGCCTACGTGAATGGCAACGTGGTGGAAATCACCCCGCTGATCACCGGCACCGTCACCAGCATTGGCGCCGACGACGGCGACCTGGTGCACGAAGGCCAGGTGCTGCTGGAGTTCGACCCGGCTGATGCCCAGGTCAACCTGCAAAGCGCCGAGGCCAACCTGGCCAAGGCCGTGCGCCAGGTGCGCGGGCTGTACAGCAACGCCGACGCCGCCAAGGCCCAGGTGGCCGCGCGCCAATCCGACGTGCAAAAGGCCCAGGACAACTTCAACCGTCGTCGCAACCTGGCGGCCGGTGGGGCAATTTCCCAGGAAGAGCTGTCCCACGCCCGTGACGACCTGAGCTCGGCGCAAAGCGCCCTGAACAACGCCCAGCAGCAGCTCAAGAGCAGCAGTGCGTTGGTCGATGACACCCAGGTTTCCTCGCACCCCGACGTAATGGCCGCCGCTGCCAACCTGCGCCAGGCTTACCTGGCCAATGCCCGCACCACGCTGATCGCGCCGGTGACCGGCTACGTGGCCAAGCGCACCGTGCAATTGGGCCAGCGTATCCAGCCGGGCACCGCGACCATGGCGGTGATCCCGCTGGATCAGGTATGGATCGACGCCAACTTCAAGGAGACCCAACTGCGTCACGTGCGCATCGGCCAGCCGGTGGACATCACCGTCGACCTGTACGGTGGCGACGTGAAGTACAGCGGCACCATCGACAGCCTGGGTGCCGGTACCGGCAGCGCCTTCGCCCTGCTGCCGGCACAGAACGCCACTGGCAACTGGATCAAGATCGTGCAGCGGGTGCCAGTGCGCATCCATGTGAATGCCGACGAGTTGGCCAAGCACCCGCTGCGCATCGGCCTGTCGACCGTGGTGGACGTGGACCTGCATGACCAGAGCGGCCCGGTGCTGGCGCAACAGCCGCCGCAAAAAGCCTCGTTCAGCACGCAGATCTACGACCGTCAGTTGGGTGAGGCCGATCAGATGATCGCCCGCCTGATCCACGACAACAGCGCAGGCGTAGGCAAGACTGCCCAGCGCTGA
- a CDS encoding efflux transporter outer membrane subunit, producing MSSKSWRNRFSLVFLAMSMAGCASYHGLHTDGAALEAKSLAAGESLSGVKLSPAAWPKADWWTSLGDPQLNGLIQEALRDSPDMQIAAARSHQATAAAYAADAERMPTLDAQGSVSRSRLARDQDPLGQGDAYATVRTLDVAFNYNFDLWGGQRANWEAALGQARAAEIDRQAAALTLAADVARAYSNLGQAHIELDLAKDDLKRTHQMLDLGQRRLKAGIDSDYQYQQTESLADSSEEQAINAEKQVNSAKIALAVLLGKGPDRGQEIARPNVLQPSAVALPSSLPAELLGRRPDLIAARWRVEAASKDIVASKTRFYPNLNLSASAGAESLLGDAMFGSASRFFSVAPTISLPIFDGGRLRANLDARDADYDLAVAQYNKSLVKALGDVADTVDQLHAIGRQIVAKKRAADVAQQSYDTVAQRFGSGIGNYVDVLTVEQQLLQAQRQVASLNAEQIDLSIQLMQALGGGYQGESVALAAPAPAHATQTE from the coding sequence ATGAGCAGTAAGTCTTGGCGTAATCGCTTCAGCCTGGTGTTTCTGGCCATGTCCATGGCCGGCTGTGCCAGCTACCACGGCCTGCACACCGATGGCGCTGCCCTGGAGGCCAAGAGCCTGGCGGCCGGCGAGTCGCTCAGTGGCGTGAAATTGTCCCCGGCCGCCTGGCCCAAAGCCGATTGGTGGACCAGCCTGGGCGACCCGCAACTCAACGGCCTGATCCAGGAAGCCCTGCGCGACAGCCCGGACATGCAGATCGCCGCCGCGCGGTCGCACCAGGCAACCGCCGCCGCCTATGCCGCCGACGCCGAGCGCATGCCTACCCTGGATGCCCAGGGCAGCGTCAGCCGTTCGCGCCTGGCCCGTGACCAGGACCCGCTGGGCCAAGGCGACGCCTACGCCACCGTGCGCACCCTGGATGTGGCCTTCAATTACAACTTCGACCTGTGGGGCGGCCAGCGTGCCAACTGGGAGGCCGCGTTGGGCCAGGCCCGTGCCGCCGAGATCGACCGCCAGGCCGCTGCGCTCACCCTGGCCGCCGATGTCGCCCGCGCCTACAGCAATCTGGGCCAGGCGCACATCGAACTGGACCTGGCCAAGGACGACCTCAAGCGCACGCACCAGATGCTCGACCTGGGCCAGCGTCGCCTGAAAGCCGGCATCGACAGCGACTACCAATACCAGCAGACCGAAAGCCTGGCCGACAGCTCGGAAGAGCAGGCCATCAATGCCGAGAAACAAGTCAACAGCGCGAAAATCGCCTTGGCCGTGTTGCTGGGCAAGGGCCCGGACCGTGGCCAGGAAATCGCCCGCCCCAACGTGCTGCAACCCAGCGCCGTGGCCCTGCCGTCCAGCCTGCCCGCCGAATTGCTGGGCCGTCGCCCAGACCTGATTGCCGCACGTTGGCGGGTGGAGGCGGCGAGCAAGGACATCGTCGCCAGCAAGACGCGCTTTTATCCCAACCTGAACTTGAGCGCCTCCGCCGGTGCCGAATCCTTGCTGGGTGATGCGATGTTCGGCTCTGCCAGCCGCTTCTTCAGCGTGGCGCCGACCATTTCCTTGCCGATTTTCGACGGTGGCCGCCTGCGCGCCAACCTCGACGCCCGCGACGCCGACTATGACCTGGCCGTGGCGCAGTACAACAAAAGCCTGGTCAAGGCATTGGGCGACGTGGCTGACACCGTCGACCAGTTGCACGCCATTGGCCGGCAAATCGTCGCCAAGAAACGCGCCGCCGATGTCGCCCAGCAATCCTACGACACCGTGGCGCAGCGGTTTGGCTCAGGCATCGGCAACTACGTCGATGTGCTGACGGTTGAACAGCAATTGCTGCAGGCACAGCGCCAGGTCGCCAGCCTGAATGCCGAACAGATCGACTTGTCGATCCAATTGATGCAGGCGCTGGGTGGCGGTTATCAGGGCGAAAGCGTCGCCCTGGCAGCACCGGCCCCCGCACACGCAACACAGACTGAATAA